From Bacillus sp. Bos-x628, the proteins below share one genomic window:
- a CDS encoding pyridoxal-dependent decarboxylase, translating to MTVREENLVQNWFPSEDGNEEDRKELVKLMEQIISGVDHLKDPNRAHLKGEKNRGEDFYQKLTETSEIPVNGQKAEQVNEELLKLLYNHPYHTKYFFTNILPMASTPGILGMLTAMLVNGNNLWDVYGPAGAEAEVRVVSMMSKLIGYDPSVSGGYTTWGGQGAIFSGLRLAIAKVAPESLRKGVPQNLYAFCSDAAHYSLFKSMEATGLGTDNLIRIKTNKDHSMDMEDLRCQMERVAQDGGIPIYIVATTGTTDAIAIDDVKGVRETAEAIAEKYGLNVPHIHADSALGGFFAFFNEYDISENPLHFSGGVIRMLKEIKAKFRHLSLADTMCFDFQKLGQTPYTSSLFLVKNAADLKRLDLEEQETPYVGHRGYGEYHTGYTLECSRMGSSISMLSVLLTFGIEGYQRLLGQFLEVNLKFREALSQEIPQAEVVNDDNVGMATLFRIYLDDSPRFKEEISGMASSIEIERNNELNKMLFEKLGEKRDEMFFGDTTKFLLVNSKEGQEFYLSVSKFFVISPYTLPEHIPHIVSYLKDVIASVCGQFECVHA from the coding sequence ATGACTGTACGAGAAGAGAACCTCGTTCAAAACTGGTTTCCGAGTGAGGACGGAAATGAAGAGGATCGTAAAGAACTCGTCAAATTAATGGAACAGATCATTTCAGGAGTCGATCATCTGAAAGATCCGAACCGTGCTCACCTAAAAGGTGAAAAGAATCGTGGCGAGGATTTTTATCAAAAGCTCACTGAAACAAGTGAAATTCCGGTAAATGGTCAAAAAGCAGAACAGGTTAATGAAGAATTACTTAAGCTTTTATATAACCATCCATACCACACAAAGTATTTCTTCACGAACATTTTGCCAATGGCAAGTACACCGGGAATTCTAGGCATGCTGACTGCCATGCTGGTGAATGGAAACAACTTATGGGATGTTTATGGGCCAGCAGGTGCTGAAGCTGAGGTCAGAGTGGTTTCAATGATGTCTAAGCTCATCGGATATGATCCAAGTGTGAGCGGGGGATACACAACATGGGGAGGTCAAGGGGCTATTTTTTCAGGACTTCGTTTAGCGATTGCTAAAGTGGCGCCGGAGTCATTAAGAAAAGGTGTCCCGCAGAATCTTTATGCGTTTTGTTCTGATGCAGCACATTATAGTTTGTTTAAGTCAATGGAAGCAACAGGGCTTGGTACAGATAATTTAATCAGAATTAAAACGAATAAGGATCATTCAATGGATATGGAAGATTTGCGTTGTCAAATGGAGCGCGTTGCACAAGACGGCGGAATACCCATTTATATTGTTGCAACGACAGGAACAACAGATGCCATTGCGATTGATGATGTGAAAGGGGTACGTGAAACGGCAGAAGCGATTGCTGAGAAGTATGGGCTGAATGTGCCGCATATTCATGCAGATTCAGCACTGGGCGGATTTTTTGCTTTTTTTAATGAGTATGATATATCTGAAAACCCGCTGCACTTCTCAGGCGGTGTCATTCGTATGTTAAAAGAAATCAAAGCGAAATTCCGTCATCTTTCTCTTGCAGACACCATGTGCTTTGATTTTCAAAAGCTTGGTCAAACACCGTATACATCCAGTTTATTCTTAGTGAAGAACGCTGCTGATTTAAAGCGTCTGGATTTAGAAGAACAAGAAACACCGTATGTTGGACATAGAGGCTATGGTGAATACCATACGGGTTATACACTCGAATGCTCAAGAATGGGAAGCTCTATCAGCATGCTGAGTGTCTTGTTAACGTTTGGAATAGAAGGTTACCAGCGCTTACTCGGTCAATTTTTAGAGGTGAATTTGAAATTTAGAGAGGCATTAAGTCAGGAAATTCCGCAAGCAGAAGTCGTAAATGATGACAACGTAGGGATGGCCACATTATTTAGAATTTATCTTGACGACTCCCCACGATTCAAAGAAGAAATCTCCGGAATGGCATCATCGATTGAAATCGAGCGGAATAATGAACTCAACAAAATGCTTTTCGAAAAACTTGGAGAGAAAAGAGACGAAATGTTCTTTGGAGATACAACGAAGTTTTTACTTGTGAATTCTAAAGAAGGTCAAGAATTTTATCTAAGTGTTAGTAAGTTTTTTGTCATCTCGCCTTATACATTGCCGGAGCATATACCTCATATCGTATCTTATCTAAAAGACGTGATCGCATCAGTTTGTGGACAATTTGAATGTGTACATGCTTAA
- the nagE gene encoding N-acetylglucosamine-specific PTS transporter subunit IIBC, whose protein sequence is MVFQFFQKLGKSFMLPIAVLPAAGIILAIGREDVFNIPFIHAAGNAIFANLALIFAMGVAIGISKDGNGAAALSGAISYFILTAGTTSINSTNNMGVLGGILCGLLAGYVYNRFKDTKLPEYLGFFSGRRLVPIVTALFTIILAAVFGYVWPPIQSVINDLGEWILSLGATGAGLFGFFNRLLIPLGLHHVLNNLFWFQFGDFNGATGDLARFFKGDPSAGVFMTGFFPVMMFGLPAACLAMVVTAKPEKRKATAGLMIGMALTSFITGITEPIEFSFMFLSPLLYGVHAILTGLSLFIVNTLGIHSGFAFSAGAIDYVLSFGIAQKPILLLVVGVIYGIVYFVVFYFLIKLLKLKTPGREDDDIEDMTEDHEASLGASSLLEGLGGKDNITTIDHCATRLRLTVEDTDLINEGKLKKAGAKGVLTSGKSSVQIIIGTNVEFVADDLRKQVDRD, encoded by the coding sequence ATGGTGTTTCAGTTTTTTCAAAAGTTAGGAAAATCATTTATGCTACCAATCGCTGTACTTCCTGCGGCAGGAATTATTTTGGCAATTGGGCGGGAGGATGTATTTAATATCCCGTTTATTCATGCAGCAGGAAATGCAATTTTTGCGAATTTGGCGTTAATTTTTGCGATGGGTGTGGCCATCGGTATCTCAAAAGATGGCAATGGAGCAGCCGCATTATCAGGGGCCATCTCCTATTTTATTTTGACAGCGGGAACGACTTCTATTAACTCGACCAACAATATGGGGGTATTGGGCGGTATTTTATGCGGGCTCTTGGCAGGTTACGTTTACAATCGATTTAAGGATACGAAGCTCCCAGAATACTTAGGATTTTTTAGTGGGAGACGGCTTGTGCCGATTGTCACAGCACTTTTCACTATTATATTAGCGGCCGTTTTCGGATATGTTTGGCCTCCGATTCAAAGTGTGATCAATGATTTGGGGGAATGGATTTTAAGCCTTGGAGCAACTGGAGCAGGGCTGTTTGGTTTCTTTAACCGTTTGCTTATTCCACTAGGGCTCCACCATGTGCTCAATAATTTATTCTGGTTTCAGTTTGGGGATTTCAATGGAGCAACAGGTGATTTGGCACGATTTTTTAAAGGAGATCCAAGTGCAGGCGTCTTTATGACGGGATTCTTCCCAGTGATGATGTTTGGACTACCGGCTGCATGTCTTGCCATGGTGGTCACAGCAAAGCCTGAAAAGAGAAAAGCGACTGCTGGGCTCATGATTGGGATGGCGCTCACTTCTTTTATTACAGGTATTACGGAGCCAATCGAGTTTTCATTTATGTTTTTATCACCACTATTATATGGCGTACATGCCATCTTAACAGGACTTTCGCTGTTCATCGTTAATACATTGGGAATTCATAGCGGATTCGCCTTTTCTGCAGGCGCAATTGACTATGTATTAAGTTTCGGTATCGCACAGAAACCGATTTTGCTATTAGTGGTCGGAGTCATCTACGGCATCGTCTACTTTGTTGTCTTCTATTTTCTCATTAAATTGTTAAAGTTGAAGACGCCGGGTAGGGAAGATGATGACATAGAAGATATGACTGAAGATCATGAAGCTTCTCTCGGAGCGAGCTCGCTGTTAGAGGGATTAGGTGGCAAAGACAATATCACGACGATTGACCATTGTGCGACGCGTCTTCGTTTAACAGTAGAAGATACGGATTTAATTAATGAAGGAAAATTGAAAAAAGCAGGTGCGAAAGGGGTACTGACCTCAGGGAAATCGTCCGTTCAAATTATCATTGGGACGAATGTTGAGTTTGTAGCAGATGACCTGCGTAAGCAAGTAGATCGCGATTAA
- a CDS encoding LTA synthase family protein codes for MKTFIQKRGLGFFVIAAILLWLKTYSAYVIEFHLGISNMLQQILLFVNPISSSLFFLGFALLFKKKWQPAAIIVIHFFMSFLLYANIVYYRFFNDFITLPVVMQAGTNGGQLGDSAFSLMRWTDILYFIDTIVLIILAVRMKRQQKTSTSTVPVQRSKSFRLVLVSSVVIFIINLIAAEIDRPELLSRSFDRNYLVKYLGAYNFTVFDAIQNVKSNSQRALANSNDVTDVENYLKANRADPNPAYYGKAKGMNVITISLESLQNFVIDYKVNGKEVTPFLNSLAHDNKTFYFDNFFHQTGQGKTSDAEFMMDTGLFPLSQGSVFINKAQNTYQALPGILKKDHYTSAEFHGNTKTFWNRNEMFKSFGYDRFYDSEYYDMNEQDTKNYGLKDKPFFKESMPLLKKLKQPFYSKFITLSNHFPFGMDEGDTDFEPGDFGDSVVNNYFQSAHYLDEAIEQFFKDLKKSGLYDNTVIIMYGDHYGISENHHEAMEKVTGQKIGDYENAQLMRVPLFIHVPGVKGGQIHKYSGEVDIAPTLLHLLGDDTKNYLMSGSDILSKNFKELVPFRNGDFVSKDYTKVGNDYYSNKTGEKIEPTNKAIQENETVKKMLETSDKIVTEDLLRFYHPKGFTPINRNDYDYTKKVQDEKDDSSTQEDSGSTSH; via the coding sequence ATGAAAACATTTATTCAAAAAAGAGGTCTCGGCTTCTTTGTGATTGCAGCCATCTTACTTTGGCTGAAAACTTATTCAGCTTATGTAATTGAATTTCATCTTGGTATATCAAATATGCTTCAGCAAATTTTGCTCTTCGTGAATCCTATTAGCTCCAGCTTGTTCTTTCTTGGCTTTGCTTTATTGTTCAAGAAAAAATGGCAGCCTGCCGCTATCATTGTGATTCACTTTTTCATGTCTTTTTTACTATACGCAAACATCGTGTACTATCGATTCTTTAATGACTTTATCACGCTGCCTGTTGTGATGCAGGCAGGAACGAATGGCGGACAATTAGGTGATAGTGCATTCTCACTCATGCGTTGGACTGATATTCTTTACTTTATCGATACAATTGTGTTGATCATACTTGCAGTTCGCATGAAAAGGCAGCAAAAAACAAGTACATCTACTGTACCTGTACAAAGGTCTAAATCATTCAGACTCGTTCTTGTGTCCTCTGTCGTGATCTTTATAATCAATTTGATCGCTGCAGAAATTGATCGCCCAGAGCTTTTATCAAGATCCTTTGATCGTAATTATCTAGTGAAATACTTGGGTGCTTATAACTTTACAGTGTTTGATGCCATTCAAAATGTGAAATCAAACAGTCAGCGTGCACTGGCAAACTCAAATGATGTAACAGATGTAGAGAACTATTTAAAAGCAAATCGTGCAGATCCAAATCCTGCGTATTATGGGAAAGCGAAAGGTATGAACGTCATTACAATTTCCCTTGAATCTCTGCAAAATTTTGTCATTGATTATAAGGTGAATGGGAAAGAAGTGACCCCGTTTTTAAATTCATTGGCACATGACAACAAAACGTTTTATTTTGATAACTTCTTCCATCAAACAGGACAAGGGAAAACGTCTGATGCTGAATTTATGATGGATACTGGGCTATTCCCATTATCACAAGGCTCTGTTTTTATTAATAAAGCTCAAAATACGTATCAAGCACTTCCAGGCATCTTGAAGAAGGATCATTACACGTCAGCAGAATTTCACGGAAATACAAAAACATTCTGGAACCGTAATGAAATGTTTAAATCCTTTGGTTATGACAGATTTTACGATTCTGAGTATTATGATATGAATGAGCAAGATACGAAGAACTATGGATTGAAAGACAAACCGTTCTTCAAAGAATCCATGCCGTTGCTGAAAAAGCTGAAACAGCCGTTCTACTCGAAATTCATCACGTTATCAAACCATTTCCCATTTGGAATGGATGAAGGTGATACAGATTTCGAACCTGGTGATTTCGGCGATTCTGTTGTGAATAACTACTTCCAATCGGCCCACTATTTAGATGAAGCGATTGAACAGTTCTTCAAAGATTTAAAAAAGTCAGGTCTATATGACAATACTGTGATCATCATGTACGGAGATCATTACGGTATATCAGAAAACCATCATGAAGCAATGGAAAAAGTCACAGGACAAAAAATTGGAGATTATGAAAATGCCCAGCTCATGCGTGTACCTTTGTTTATCCATGTACCAGGCGTGAAAGGCGGACAGATTCATAAATACTCTGGTGAAGTAGATATTGCGCCAACTCTTCTGCACCTGCTTGGTGATGATACGAAGAACTATTTAATGTCTGGTTCTGATATCTTGTCTAAAAACTTTAAAGAGCTTGTGCCATTTAGAAATGGAGACTTCGTATCAAAAGACTACACGAAAGTTGGCAATGACTATTACAGTAATAAAACAGGCGAGAAAATCGAACCTACAAACAAAGCAATTCAAGAAAACGAAACGGTGAAAAAAATGTTAGAAACATCTGATAAGATCGTCACAGAAGACTTACTTCGTTTCTATCATCCTAAGGGCTTTACACCGATTAACCGCAACGACTATGACTATACAAAGAAGGTACAGGATGAAAAGGACGATTCATCCACCCAAGAAGATTCCGGCTCTACTTCACACTAA